Proteins co-encoded in one Setaria viridis chromosome 9, Setaria_viridis_v4.0, whole genome shotgun sequence genomic window:
- the LOC117839735 gene encoding cortical cell-delineating protein codes for MAAKLGVLVALSLLLFAGDAHGCIPYCGPADSTPPEPAPSTYAPEPAAPTTPVAPTPSSYAPQPPAPTVPTTDGHGHRPARRCPVDALQLQVCASILDGLVKVSLPEERERCCRLLDGLVDIDAAACLCTVLKANVLGIPLRVPINISLSLNRCGRRDCPPGLTCPRY; via the coding sequence ATGGCTGCAAAGCTCGGTGTCCTCGTTGCCCTCAGCCTGCTCCtcttcgccggcgacgcgcaCGGCTGCATACCCTACTGTGGACCAGCTGATTCCACTCCGCCCGAGCCGGCACCATCGACCTACGCACCCGAGCCAGCAGCTCCTACGACGCCGGTCGCACCAACGCCATCAAGCTATGCTCCCCAGCCACCCGCTCCGACAGTGCCGACGACCGATGGCCACGGCCATCGCCCGGCCAGGCGGTGCCCAGTGGATGCGCTCCAGCTCCAGGTGTGCGCAAGCATTCTAGATGGCCTTGTCAAGGTTAGTTTACCGGAGGAGCGGGAGAGGTGCTGCCGGCTGCTGGACGGGCTCGTTGACATCGATGCCGCTGCGTGCCTCTGCACCGTGCTTAAGGCCAACGTCCTCGGCATTCCCCTCCGCGTGCCCATCAACATCAGTCTGAGTCTAAACCGGTGCGGCCGCAGGGATTGCCCACCCGGCTTGACTTGCCCTCGCTATTAA